The Vannielia litorea genomic interval TCTATGCCGCGATCGTGGAATCTGCGGGCAAGTCCAACCCGGCGATCACCGCGCGGATGCGCACTGTCTCGCGCGCCGGGCGCGGGCTGCTGGTGCTATCGCTTGCGGTGTCCGTCTATGTGGTGGCCACTGCGGAGGACAAAGGCGAGGCTTTGGTCCACGAGGGCGCCGTCACTGGCGCCGGGATTGGCGGGGGAATTGTCGGCGGTGCGGCGGCTGGGCTGGCCTGCGGGCCGGGCGCCCCGGTTTGCGTGGCGGTCGGGGCCTTCGTGGGCGGCGCACTGGCTGCCATCGGGGTCGATTACTTCTTCTTCTGAATGGAGCCGCTTGGTGACCTCCGGCTGGAGCCACTGCCCGGCGAGATGCCTCGTGCTTTGGCGCGGCGCGGCGCGGAATGCTGGGAGGTGGCAGGGGTGATCGCGGAGGCTGCTTGGGCGGTGGACGATGCAACACTGCTGCTCGCAAGCACCGACGATATCCCGCAGGAGGACGCGCTGCATCTGTCGCTGCTGGAGCCCAGCGGCACCGTGGAGTCGGTGACCCTCGGCGCGGCCTACACGACCGGCAATTTTCGCGTGCTGGAAGCCTCGGGCAACCGCCTGGTGTTCGAGTTCTTCGGCGGGGCTCCGTGGTGCCTGACGGTGCTGCCGGCGCCGGTCTGGCGCTGGCCACTCAGCGACCCACGCGGGGTTTCGCGCACGGGCGGCTGGAAGAGCCGCTTGCGGATTGCCGTCCTCCCGCGCCCGGGGGCTTGAGCGGGCTCGCCGTTGATCCTTTGCCTGCCGGGTGAGGTGCATCGCAGCGCAATGACACCCCACCCGCCATCCCTCGGGCTGCGGCAAAAGCGGCGCTTTTCTTTCGCCGTGCCCTACGGCATTGATCCGCCATGACCCGCGCCTTTCGCCAGACCGTGATTGCCTGGGCCGCCGCATTTATGCTGGCGGTCTTTGGCGCGGTCTCTGCGCATCACATGGGCCCGCCCTCCGAAGAGGCTTTGGCCGCCGCCGAGCTGCGCGATCTGGGCATCACCGCGGACGACCTTTGCGGCGATCTGGATGCCGCAGGAGGCTACCACTGCCCGTTCTGTAACAAGGTGCCGACCGCACCCGTGCTGGCCGCGCCCGATCGTGGCGAACGGATCGCGTGGGTGGTTCCCGAAGCGCGCGGCGCCGATCTGCTGCGCGGGCCGCAGCACATTGCCTCTCACGTCACCACGCGCGGGCCACCGCACCTCTCCTGAGCTTTCCGAACGACTGACACACATGGCGCGAGGATGTCCCCCGCGCCCGGATTCTCATGGAGACTGACATGTTCAAACACATCACGCTGGCCGCGTTCGGCCTTGGCCTGCTTGCCGGAGCGGCGCAGGCACACGCCACACTCGAGCAGAAGGAGGCCGCTGTAGGCGCGACCACAAAGATCACCCTGCGGGTGCCGCATGGCTGCGCTGGCGAAGCGACCCATACGGTGCGGATCGAGATCCCCGAGGGGGTTTACGCGGTGAAGCCGATGCCCAAGGCGGGCTGGGAGCTGAGCACCGAGGTCGGGGCTTACGAACTGCCCTACGACAACCACGGCACGGAGATGACCGAGGGGGTGCGCGCGGTCATCTGGTCCGGCGGCAATCTCGAGGATGGCTGGTACGACGAGTTCACGCTTCGCGGCGCAGTCGGCGAGCAGTTTGCCGGTGGAGAGGTGCTCTACTTCCCTGCCGTTCAGACCTGCGCCAACGGCGTGGCCGACTGGACCGACACCACCGGCTCGCATGATGTGCCCAACCCCGCCCCGAAGCTGACGCTGGTGGCCGGGGACGGCGGCGAGCACGCTCATACGGGCCACGGCATGGCGGAGAAGGTGACGCTCGGAGCGCTGGAGATCACCGCGCCAGCCGCCGCCGCGACCCTGCCCAACCAACCGGTCGCCGGGGGTTTTCTGACCATCACCAACACCGGCAGCGAGGATGACGTGCTGGTTGGCGCGACTTCTGCCGCCGCAGGCCGGATGGAAGTGCACGAGATGGCCATGGAGGGCGACGTGATGAAGATGCGCGAGCTGGCCGAGGGGCTGCCAATCCCGGCCGGGGCGACGGTGGAGCTGAAGCCGGGTGGCTATCACATCATGTTCATGGATCTGGCCGGGCCGATGGAGGCGGGTACGAGCGCCGACGTGGAGCTCGAGTTTAAGAACGCCGGAAAGGTGCTGGTGAGCTTCCCGATCAAGCCGCGCGACGAGATAGGTGCGGGCGGGCACGATCACTCCGGCCACGGGCACAACTGATGACCGGGCGGACAATGACCGCCATCATCGCGGGAGGGCTGGCTGCGCCGGCCCTCCTTGCGGTGGCATGGTTCACGCTTCTGGCCCCCAAGCTGGACGAAGAAGCGGCGATCGACCTCGGGCATGGCGACTACGCGCTGCAGGGCACAGATGGGCAGCCCTTTACCGAAGACACGTTGCGCGGCGCGCCCACGGCGGTGTTCTTCGGCTTTGCCCATTGCCCCGAGGTCTGCCCGACCACGCTGGGCGACATCGACCTGTGGCAGGCCGAGCTGGTGGAGGCGGGCGAGGCCCCGCTGCGCACCTATTTCGTGACCGTGGACCCGGAGCGCGACACGGTAGAGATGATCGGCGACTACGTGGGCTGGGTGCCTGGCGTGGTCGGAGTCTCGGGCACGCGCGAAGAGATCGACAAGGCGATCCGCGCCTTCCGGGTCTTTGCCGCGAAGGTGCCGCTGGAGGGCGGAGACTACACGATGGACCACTCGGCCTTCGTGCTGCTCTTCGACGACCGGGGCAACTTCTTCGAGCCGATCCGCTACCAGGAGGAGTTGGAGAGCGCGATGGCCAAGATCCGGCGGGTCATGGCGATGTAACTCACGTGGCGGCGGGTGGCGTGAGCGTGCCTCTTACCCGCCGCTCAGTTTTTTCAGGCGGTGGTGGCGATGCCGAGAGGCTGGAACTGGCCGGGGCTCTCAGCGAGGCGCCGCGCCCATTGTCCGGTTTTCCCGAAGGGCCGCGCGGGGGCAGGTTGCGCGGGCAGGATGGCCGAGAGGCGCAGTTTCTGGAACGGGCTCAGCCCTTCGAGCGCGACCGCGCCGGGGTAGAAGCTCTCGACAGCGACGCCTTCAGCGAAAACAATCTCGTGACGGTCCATCACCACGTTCAGGTAGGTCACGCGGCCTGATGCCGGGGCGCTGTGCACACCGGAACTGCCGAGCAAGGCCTTGGCGGCCACAAGGCTTTGTCCTGCGCTCGTTTCGAGCAGGCGGTGCTGGGGAGAGCAGGCGAGGCGGCACTCGGGCAAGCCGGGCGCGAGGCTTCCGGCCGGGATCAACACAGGCGCAGCGCTAGGACCGGCCTCTTCGAGTGAGATCGACCGGCTGAGGAGCATCCGCAGCGGGCGTGGGCCGTGGTCGAGCGTCAGGATCAGCTCGCCGGGCCGCAGGCTTTCAATCGCACGGGGGCC includes:
- a CDS encoding SCO family protein: MTGRTMTAIIAGGLAAPALLAVAWFTLLAPKLDEEAAIDLGHGDYALQGTDGQPFTEDTLRGAPTAVFFGFAHCPEVCPTTLGDIDLWQAELVEAGEAPLRTYFVTVDPERDTVEMIGDYVGWVPGVVGVSGTREEIDKAIRAFRVFAAKVPLEGGDYTMDHSAFVLLFDDRGNFFEPIRYQEELESAMAKIRRVMAM
- a CDS encoding DUF1775 domain-containing protein gives rise to the protein MFKHITLAAFGLGLLAGAAQAHATLEQKEAAVGATTKITLRVPHGCAGEATHTVRIEIPEGVYAVKPMPKAGWELSTEVGAYELPYDNHGTEMTEGVRAVIWSGGNLEDGWYDEFTLRGAVGEQFAGGEVLYFPAVQTCANGVADWTDTTGSHDVPNPAPKLTLVAGDGGEHAHTGHGMAEKVTLGALEITAPAAAATLPNQPVAGGFLTITNTGSEDDVLVGATSAAAGRMEVHEMAMEGDVMKMRELAEGLPIPAGATVELKPGGYHIMFMDLAGPMEAGTSADVELEFKNAGKVLVSFPIKPRDEIGAGGHDHSGHGHN